The following coding sequences lie in one Arachis ipaensis cultivar K30076 chromosome B03, Araip1.1, whole genome shotgun sequence genomic window:
- the LOC107629288 gene encoding vacuolar protein sorting-associated protein 41 homolog isoform X2 gives MAPIPSENGVDGDDEREEEEEEEVEEDEEEEEEEEEDEEEPRLKYQRMGGSIPTMLATDAASCIAVAERMIALGTQGGTVHILDFLGNQVKEFAAHASVVNDLSFDIEGEFIGSCSDDGSVVINSLFTDEKMKFEYQRPMKAIALDPEYARNASRRFVAGGLAGHLYLNSKKWLGYRDQVLHTGEGPIHAVTWRTSLVAWANDAGVKVYDTANDQRITFIERPRGSPRPELLRPHLVWQDDTLLVIGWGTSVKIVSLRTNNHKAANGTYRQVPLSGMVQVDIMASFQTGYFISGIAPFGDVLVVLAYIPGEEDENKDFSSTAPSRQGNAQRPEVRIVSWNNDELSTDALPVHGFEHYKAKDYSLAHAPFSGSSYAGGQWAAANNSLPLQRKLLLPLALDTEDHIAWLLQHGWHEKALAAVESGQGRSELLDEVGSRYLDHLIVERKYGEAASLCPKLLRGSASAWERWVFHFAHLRQLPVLVPYMPTENPRLRDTAYEVALVALATNPSYHKDLLSTVKSWPSVIYSALPVISAIEPQLNTSSMTDSLKEALAELYVIAGQYDKAFSFYADLMKPELFDFIDKYNLQDSIHEKVVQLMMLDCKRAVPLLIQHRDLISPQEVVKQLLNADVKCDCRYFLHLYLHSLFEVNPHAGKDFHDIQVELYADYDPKMLLPFLHSSQHYTLEKAYEICTKKELLKEQVFILGRMGNSKQALAVIINKLGDIKEAVEFVTMQNDDELWEELIKQCIDKPEMVGMLLEHTVGNLDPLYIVNKVPNGLEIPRLRDRLVKIITDYRTETSLRHGCNDILKADCVNLLIKYYKEARHGISLGSEEDEPRIKNSDTHDSSKSLGLRNMEMKSKTRGGGRCCICFDPFSIQNVSVIAFFCCHAYHTTCLTDSSYTSNNSKKEIKSNSRETYDDYNDYMDEEEEEEDEEAELGAPRMRCILCTTAAS, from the exons ATGGCTCCGATTCCGTCAGAGAACGGTGTAGATGGAGACGAcgagagagaagaagaggaagaggaagaagttgaagaagacgaagaagaagaggaggaggaagaagaagacgaagaggagCCACGGCTTAAGTACCAGAGAATGGGAGGGAGCATACCTACGATGCTTGCCACCGATGCTGCGTCATGCATCGCCGTCGCCGAGCGGATGATCGCGCTCGGCACTCAGGGCGGCACTGTTCACATCCTCGATTTTCTCGGCAATCAG GTGAAAGAATTCGCCGCCCATGCTTCCGTTGTCAACGACCTTAGCTTTGACATAGAAGGGGAGTTTATTGGAAGCTGTTCCGATGATGGATCAGTTGTTATAAACAGTCTCTTCACTGATGAGAAAATGAAATTTGAGTACCAACGACCAATGAAAGCGATTGCATTGGACCCAGAATATGCAAGGAATGCGTCTAGGAGATTTGTTGCTGGTGGTTTAGCAGGTCATTTGTATTTAAATTCGAAGAAATGGTTGGGCTATCGTGACCAG GTTTTGCACACCGGGGAAGGTCCAATACATGCTGTGACATGGAGAACAAGTCTTGTTGCTTGGGCAAATGATGCAGGGGTGAAGGTTTATGATACTGCCAATGACCAGCGTATAACATTTATCGAAAGACCGCGAGGAAGCCCACGCCCTGAGCTTCTGCGTCCTCACTTGGTTTGGCAG GATGACACCCTCTTGGTTATTGGCTGGGGAACATCTGTGAAAATTGTTTCTCTAAGGACAAATAACCATAAAGCAGCCAATGGGACATACAGGCAAGTTCCTTTGTCTGGTATGGTGCAGGTTGATATTATGGCATCCTTTCAGACTGGCTATTTCATATCAGGCATTGCCCCCTTTGGTGATGTATTGGTAGTTCTAGCTTATATTCCTGGAGAGGAAgatgaaaataaggattttagtAGTACCGCTCCTTCGCGGCAG GGCAATGCACAAAGGCCAGAAGTTAGAATAGTATCATGGAACAATGATGAACTTTCAACTGATGCTCTACCGGTACATGGGTTTGAGCATTACAAGGCGAAAGACTATTCTCTTGCTCATGCTCCTTTCTCAG GTAGCAGCTATGCTGGTGGTCAGTGGGCTGCAG cCAATAACTCACTTCCCCTTCAACGTAAGCTGTTATTGCCATTAGCACT GGATACGGAAGATCATATTGCATGGCTTCTTCAGCATGGGTGGCATGAAAAAGCTTTGGCTGCAGTTGAATCTGGTCAGGGACGCAGTGAACTTCTTGATGAG GTAGGATCGAGGTACCTAGATCATTTGATTGTGGAACGAAAATATGGTGAAGCAGCTTCTCTATGTCCCAAGTTGCTGCGAGGATCAGCTTCAGCATGGGAGAG ATGGGTATTTCACTTTGCCCACCTTCGTCAACTCCCTGTTTTGGTTCCTTACATGCCAACAGAAAACCCTAGACTACGTGATACTGCTTATGAG GTTGCCCTTGTGGCATTGGCTACAAATCCATCTTATCATAAGGATCTCTTGTCCACTGTGAAATCATGGCCATCTGTAATTTATTCTGCGTTACCTGTAATTTCAGCCATCGAACCTCAGCTCAATACTTCATCCATGACCGATTCGCTCAAGGAG GCATTGGCAGAGTTGTATGTTATTGCTGGGCAATACGATAAAGCATTTTCATTTTATGCTGAT CTTATGAAACCAGAACTCTTTGATTTCATTGATAAATATAACCTACAAGATTCAATCCATGAAAAG GTTGTCCAATTGATGATGTTGGATTGCAAGCGTGCAGTTCCTTTATTGATCCAGCATAGGGACTTAATAAGTCCACAAGAAGTTGTGAAGCAACTTCTAAATGCTGATGTTAAGTGTGACTGCAGATACTTTTTACATTTGTATCTCCATTCACTATTTGAAGTAAATCCGCATGCTGGGAAAGACTTTCATGATATACAG GTAGAACTCTATGCAGATTATGATCCAAAGATGCTGCTACCTTTTCTACATAGCAGTCAGCACTATACTCTTGAGAAG GCCTATGAAATTTGCACTAAAAAAGAGCTACTGAAGGAGCAAGTTTTCATCTTAGGAAGGATGGGAAACTCAAAGCAAGCCCTAGCAGTTATTATAAATAAACTGGGGGACATTAAGGAG GCTGTAGAGTTTGTCACTATGCAGAATGATGATGAACTCTGGGAAGAATTAATCAAGCAATGCATTGACAAGCCTGAAATG GTGGGCATGCTATTGGAGCACACAGTTGGAAATCTTGATCCCCTCTACATTGTAAATAAGGTTCCCAATGGGTTGGAAATACCTCG GCTTAGGGATCGGCTGGTTAAAATTATCACTGATTACAGGACTGAAACTTCGCTTAGACATGGGTGCAATGATATCCTTAAG GCGGACTGTGTCAACCTTTTAATCAAGTACTACAAGGAGGCACGGCATGGAATTTCTTTAGGTAGTGAAGAAGACGAGCCACGAATAAAAAATAGTGATACTCATGATTCTTCAAAATCCCTTGGTCTGAGAAACATGGAAATGAAGTCAAAGACCAGGGGAGGTGGAAGATGTTGTATATGTTTTGATCCTTTCTCTATACAGAATGTTTCAGTCATTGCTTTCTTTTGCTGTCATGCTTACCACACAACTTGTCTCACGGATTCGTCGTACACTAGTAATAATAGCAAGAAAGAGATTAAGAGCAATTCCCGAGAAACATATGATGATTACAATGATTATatggatgaggaggaggaggaagaggatgaagaaGCCGAATTGGGTGCCCCTCGAATGCGTTGTATATTGTGTACTACTGCTGCTAGTTga
- the LOC107629288 gene encoding vacuolar protein sorting-associated protein 41 homolog isoform X1 yields the protein MAPIPSENGVDGDDEREEEEEEEVEEDEEEEEEEEEDEEEPRLKYQRMGGSIPTMLATDAASCIAVAERMIALGTQGGTVHILDFLGNQVKEFAAHASVVNDLSFDIEGEFIGSCSDDGSVVINSLFTDEKMKFEYQRPMKAIALDPEYARNASRRFVAGGLAGHLYLNSKKWLGYRDQVLHTGEGPIHAVTWRTSLVAWANDAGVKVYDTANDQRITFIERPRGSPRPELLRPHLVWQDDTLLVIGWGTSVKIVSLRTNNHKAANGTYRQVPLSGMVQVDIMASFQTGYFISGIAPFGDVLVVLAYIPGEEDENKDFSSTAPSRQGNAQRPEVRIVSWNNDELSTDALPVHGFEHYKAKDYSLAHAPFSGSSYAGGQWAAGDEPLYYIVSPKDVVIAKPRDTEDHIAWLLQHGWHEKALAAVESGQGRSELLDEVGSRYLDHLIVERKYGEAASLCPKLLRGSASAWERWVFHFAHLRQLPVLVPYMPTENPRLRDTAYEVALVALATNPSYHKDLLSTVKSWPSVIYSALPVISAIEPQLNTSSMTDSLKEALAELYVIAGQYDKAFSFYADLMKPELFDFIDKYNLQDSIHEKVVQLMMLDCKRAVPLLIQHRDLISPQEVVKQLLNADVKCDCRYFLHLYLHSLFEVNPHAGKDFHDIQVELYADYDPKMLLPFLHSSQHYTLEKAYEICTKKELLKEQVFILGRMGNSKQALAVIINKLGDIKEAVEFVTMQNDDELWEELIKQCIDKPEMVGMLLEHTVGNLDPLYIVNKVPNGLEIPRLRDRLVKIITDYRTETSLRHGCNDILKADCVNLLIKYYKEARHGISLGSEEDEPRIKNSDTHDSSKSLGLRNMEMKSKTRGGGRCCICFDPFSIQNVSVIAFFCCHAYHTTCLTDSSYTSNNSKKEIKSNSRETYDDYNDYMDEEEEEEDEEAELGAPRMRCILCTTAAS from the exons ATGGCTCCGATTCCGTCAGAGAACGGTGTAGATGGAGACGAcgagagagaagaagaggaagaggaagaagttgaagaagacgaagaagaagaggaggaggaagaagaagacgaagaggagCCACGGCTTAAGTACCAGAGAATGGGAGGGAGCATACCTACGATGCTTGCCACCGATGCTGCGTCATGCATCGCCGTCGCCGAGCGGATGATCGCGCTCGGCACTCAGGGCGGCACTGTTCACATCCTCGATTTTCTCGGCAATCAG GTGAAAGAATTCGCCGCCCATGCTTCCGTTGTCAACGACCTTAGCTTTGACATAGAAGGGGAGTTTATTGGAAGCTGTTCCGATGATGGATCAGTTGTTATAAACAGTCTCTTCACTGATGAGAAAATGAAATTTGAGTACCAACGACCAATGAAAGCGATTGCATTGGACCCAGAATATGCAAGGAATGCGTCTAGGAGATTTGTTGCTGGTGGTTTAGCAGGTCATTTGTATTTAAATTCGAAGAAATGGTTGGGCTATCGTGACCAG GTTTTGCACACCGGGGAAGGTCCAATACATGCTGTGACATGGAGAACAAGTCTTGTTGCTTGGGCAAATGATGCAGGGGTGAAGGTTTATGATACTGCCAATGACCAGCGTATAACATTTATCGAAAGACCGCGAGGAAGCCCACGCCCTGAGCTTCTGCGTCCTCACTTGGTTTGGCAG GATGACACCCTCTTGGTTATTGGCTGGGGAACATCTGTGAAAATTGTTTCTCTAAGGACAAATAACCATAAAGCAGCCAATGGGACATACAGGCAAGTTCCTTTGTCTGGTATGGTGCAGGTTGATATTATGGCATCCTTTCAGACTGGCTATTTCATATCAGGCATTGCCCCCTTTGGTGATGTATTGGTAGTTCTAGCTTATATTCCTGGAGAGGAAgatgaaaataaggattttagtAGTACCGCTCCTTCGCGGCAG GGCAATGCACAAAGGCCAGAAGTTAGAATAGTATCATGGAACAATGATGAACTTTCAACTGATGCTCTACCGGTACATGGGTTTGAGCATTACAAGGCGAAAGACTATTCTCTTGCTCATGCTCCTTTCTCAG GTAGCAGCTATGCTGGTGGTCAGTGGGCTGCAGGTGATGAACCACTTTACTATATTGTATCCCCAAAAGATGTAGTTATTGCAAAGCCAAG GGATACGGAAGATCATATTGCATGGCTTCTTCAGCATGGGTGGCATGAAAAAGCTTTGGCTGCAGTTGAATCTGGTCAGGGACGCAGTGAACTTCTTGATGAG GTAGGATCGAGGTACCTAGATCATTTGATTGTGGAACGAAAATATGGTGAAGCAGCTTCTCTATGTCCCAAGTTGCTGCGAGGATCAGCTTCAGCATGGGAGAG ATGGGTATTTCACTTTGCCCACCTTCGTCAACTCCCTGTTTTGGTTCCTTACATGCCAACAGAAAACCCTAGACTACGTGATACTGCTTATGAG GTTGCCCTTGTGGCATTGGCTACAAATCCATCTTATCATAAGGATCTCTTGTCCACTGTGAAATCATGGCCATCTGTAATTTATTCTGCGTTACCTGTAATTTCAGCCATCGAACCTCAGCTCAATACTTCATCCATGACCGATTCGCTCAAGGAG GCATTGGCAGAGTTGTATGTTATTGCTGGGCAATACGATAAAGCATTTTCATTTTATGCTGAT CTTATGAAACCAGAACTCTTTGATTTCATTGATAAATATAACCTACAAGATTCAATCCATGAAAAG GTTGTCCAATTGATGATGTTGGATTGCAAGCGTGCAGTTCCTTTATTGATCCAGCATAGGGACTTAATAAGTCCACAAGAAGTTGTGAAGCAACTTCTAAATGCTGATGTTAAGTGTGACTGCAGATACTTTTTACATTTGTATCTCCATTCACTATTTGAAGTAAATCCGCATGCTGGGAAAGACTTTCATGATATACAG GTAGAACTCTATGCAGATTATGATCCAAAGATGCTGCTACCTTTTCTACATAGCAGTCAGCACTATACTCTTGAGAAG GCCTATGAAATTTGCACTAAAAAAGAGCTACTGAAGGAGCAAGTTTTCATCTTAGGAAGGATGGGAAACTCAAAGCAAGCCCTAGCAGTTATTATAAATAAACTGGGGGACATTAAGGAG GCTGTAGAGTTTGTCACTATGCAGAATGATGATGAACTCTGGGAAGAATTAATCAAGCAATGCATTGACAAGCCTGAAATG GTGGGCATGCTATTGGAGCACACAGTTGGAAATCTTGATCCCCTCTACATTGTAAATAAGGTTCCCAATGGGTTGGAAATACCTCG GCTTAGGGATCGGCTGGTTAAAATTATCACTGATTACAGGACTGAAACTTCGCTTAGACATGGGTGCAATGATATCCTTAAG GCGGACTGTGTCAACCTTTTAATCAAGTACTACAAGGAGGCACGGCATGGAATTTCTTTAGGTAGTGAAGAAGACGAGCCACGAATAAAAAATAGTGATACTCATGATTCTTCAAAATCCCTTGGTCTGAGAAACATGGAAATGAAGTCAAAGACCAGGGGAGGTGGAAGATGTTGTATATGTTTTGATCCTTTCTCTATACAGAATGTTTCAGTCATTGCTTTCTTTTGCTGTCATGCTTACCACACAACTTGTCTCACGGATTCGTCGTACACTAGTAATAATAGCAAGAAAGAGATTAAGAGCAATTCCCGAGAAACATATGATGATTACAATGATTATatggatgaggaggaggaggaagaggatgaagaaGCCGAATTGGGTGCCCCTCGAATGCGTTGTATATTGTGTACTACTGCTGCTAGTTga
- the LOC107629288 gene encoding vacuolar protein sorting-associated protein 41 homolog isoform X3: MAPIPSENGVDGDDEREEEEEEEVEEDEEEEEEEEEDEEEPRLKYQRMGGSIPTMLATDAASCIAVAERMIALGTQGGTVHILDFLGNQVKEFAAHASVVNDLSFDIEGEFIGSCSDDGSVVINSLFTDEKMKFEYQRPMKAIALDPEYARNASRRFVAGGLAGHLYLNSKKWLGYRDQVLHTGEGPIHAVTWRTSLVAWANDAGVKVYDTANDQRITFIERPRGSPRPELLRPHLVWQDDTLLVIGWGTSVKIVSLRTNNHKAANGTYRQVPLSGMVQVDIMASFQTGYFISGIAPFGDVLVVLAYIPGEEDENKDFSSTAPSRQGNAQRPEVRIVSWNNDELSTDALPVHGFEHYKAKDYSLAHAPFSGSSYAGGQWAAGDEPLYYIVSPKDVVIAKPRDTEDHIAWLLQHGWHEKALAAVESGQGRSELLDEVGSRYLDHLIVERKYGEAASLCPKLLRGSASAWERWVFHFAHLRQLPVLVPYMPTENPRLRDTAYEVALVALATNPSYHKDLLSTVKSWPSVIYSALPVISAIEPQLNTSSMTDSLKEALAELYVIAGQYDKAFSFYADLMKPELFDFIDKYNLQDSIHEKVELYADYDPKMLLPFLHSSQHYTLEKAYEICTKKELLKEQVFILGRMGNSKQALAVIINKLGDIKEAVEFVTMQNDDELWEELIKQCIDKPEMVGMLLEHTVGNLDPLYIVNKVPNGLEIPRLRDRLVKIITDYRTETSLRHGCNDILKADCVNLLIKYYKEARHGISLGSEEDEPRIKNSDTHDSSKSLGLRNMEMKSKTRGGGRCCICFDPFSIQNVSVIAFFCCHAYHTTCLTDSSYTSNNSKKEIKSNSRETYDDYNDYMDEEEEEEDEEAELGAPRMRCILCTTAAS, encoded by the exons ATGGCTCCGATTCCGTCAGAGAACGGTGTAGATGGAGACGAcgagagagaagaagaggaagaggaagaagttgaagaagacgaagaagaagaggaggaggaagaagaagacgaagaggagCCACGGCTTAAGTACCAGAGAATGGGAGGGAGCATACCTACGATGCTTGCCACCGATGCTGCGTCATGCATCGCCGTCGCCGAGCGGATGATCGCGCTCGGCACTCAGGGCGGCACTGTTCACATCCTCGATTTTCTCGGCAATCAG GTGAAAGAATTCGCCGCCCATGCTTCCGTTGTCAACGACCTTAGCTTTGACATAGAAGGGGAGTTTATTGGAAGCTGTTCCGATGATGGATCAGTTGTTATAAACAGTCTCTTCACTGATGAGAAAATGAAATTTGAGTACCAACGACCAATGAAAGCGATTGCATTGGACCCAGAATATGCAAGGAATGCGTCTAGGAGATTTGTTGCTGGTGGTTTAGCAGGTCATTTGTATTTAAATTCGAAGAAATGGTTGGGCTATCGTGACCAG GTTTTGCACACCGGGGAAGGTCCAATACATGCTGTGACATGGAGAACAAGTCTTGTTGCTTGGGCAAATGATGCAGGGGTGAAGGTTTATGATACTGCCAATGACCAGCGTATAACATTTATCGAAAGACCGCGAGGAAGCCCACGCCCTGAGCTTCTGCGTCCTCACTTGGTTTGGCAG GATGACACCCTCTTGGTTATTGGCTGGGGAACATCTGTGAAAATTGTTTCTCTAAGGACAAATAACCATAAAGCAGCCAATGGGACATACAGGCAAGTTCCTTTGTCTGGTATGGTGCAGGTTGATATTATGGCATCCTTTCAGACTGGCTATTTCATATCAGGCATTGCCCCCTTTGGTGATGTATTGGTAGTTCTAGCTTATATTCCTGGAGAGGAAgatgaaaataaggattttagtAGTACCGCTCCTTCGCGGCAG GGCAATGCACAAAGGCCAGAAGTTAGAATAGTATCATGGAACAATGATGAACTTTCAACTGATGCTCTACCGGTACATGGGTTTGAGCATTACAAGGCGAAAGACTATTCTCTTGCTCATGCTCCTTTCTCAG GTAGCAGCTATGCTGGTGGTCAGTGGGCTGCAGGTGATGAACCACTTTACTATATTGTATCCCCAAAAGATGTAGTTATTGCAAAGCCAAG GGATACGGAAGATCATATTGCATGGCTTCTTCAGCATGGGTGGCATGAAAAAGCTTTGGCTGCAGTTGAATCTGGTCAGGGACGCAGTGAACTTCTTGATGAG GTAGGATCGAGGTACCTAGATCATTTGATTGTGGAACGAAAATATGGTGAAGCAGCTTCTCTATGTCCCAAGTTGCTGCGAGGATCAGCTTCAGCATGGGAGAG ATGGGTATTTCACTTTGCCCACCTTCGTCAACTCCCTGTTTTGGTTCCTTACATGCCAACAGAAAACCCTAGACTACGTGATACTGCTTATGAG GTTGCCCTTGTGGCATTGGCTACAAATCCATCTTATCATAAGGATCTCTTGTCCACTGTGAAATCATGGCCATCTGTAATTTATTCTGCGTTACCTGTAATTTCAGCCATCGAACCTCAGCTCAATACTTCATCCATGACCGATTCGCTCAAGGAG GCATTGGCAGAGTTGTATGTTATTGCTGGGCAATACGATAAAGCATTTTCATTTTATGCTGAT CTTATGAAACCAGAACTCTTTGATTTCATTGATAAATATAACCTACAAGATTCAATCCATGAAAAG GTAGAACTCTATGCAGATTATGATCCAAAGATGCTGCTACCTTTTCTACATAGCAGTCAGCACTATACTCTTGAGAAG GCCTATGAAATTTGCACTAAAAAAGAGCTACTGAAGGAGCAAGTTTTCATCTTAGGAAGGATGGGAAACTCAAAGCAAGCCCTAGCAGTTATTATAAATAAACTGGGGGACATTAAGGAG GCTGTAGAGTTTGTCACTATGCAGAATGATGATGAACTCTGGGAAGAATTAATCAAGCAATGCATTGACAAGCCTGAAATG GTGGGCATGCTATTGGAGCACACAGTTGGAAATCTTGATCCCCTCTACATTGTAAATAAGGTTCCCAATGGGTTGGAAATACCTCG GCTTAGGGATCGGCTGGTTAAAATTATCACTGATTACAGGACTGAAACTTCGCTTAGACATGGGTGCAATGATATCCTTAAG GCGGACTGTGTCAACCTTTTAATCAAGTACTACAAGGAGGCACGGCATGGAATTTCTTTAGGTAGTGAAGAAGACGAGCCACGAATAAAAAATAGTGATACTCATGATTCTTCAAAATCCCTTGGTCTGAGAAACATGGAAATGAAGTCAAAGACCAGGGGAGGTGGAAGATGTTGTATATGTTTTGATCCTTTCTCTATACAGAATGTTTCAGTCATTGCTTTCTTTTGCTGTCATGCTTACCACACAACTTGTCTCACGGATTCGTCGTACACTAGTAATAATAGCAAGAAAGAGATTAAGAGCAATTCCCGAGAAACATATGATGATTACAATGATTATatggatgaggaggaggaggaagaggatgaagaaGCCGAATTGGGTGCCCCTCGAATGCGTTGTATATTGTGTACTACTGCTGCTAGTTga